From the genome of Thermoflexus hugenholtzii, one region includes:
- the rpsG gene encoding 30S ribosomal protein S7: MRRGRAPKREIAPDIRYNSVLVAKLINKVMMNGKKSLAMRIVYGAFDLIERRTGRPAMEIFEKALANTKPLLEVRPRRVGGATYQIPLEVPPDRQVSLALRWIVNAARERPGKSMIEKLAAELIDAANGAGAAVKKREDTHRMAEANRAFAHYRW; encoded by the coding sequence ATGCGACGGGGTCGTGCGCCCAAACGGGAAATCGCGCCGGACATTCGTTACAACAGCGTCCTGGTCGCCAAGCTCATCAACAAGGTGATGATGAACGGCAAGAAGAGCCTGGCGATGCGGATCGTCTACGGCGCCTTCGACCTGATCGAGCGCCGCACCGGCCGGCCGGCCATGGAGATCTTTGAGAAGGCCCTGGCCAACACCAAGCCTCTCCTCGAGGTCCGACCCCGCCGGGTCGGCGGCGCCACGTATCAGATCCCTCTGGAGGTGCCGCCGGATCGCCAGGTCAGCCTGGCCCTGCGCTGGATCGTGAACGCCGCCCGGGAGCGCCCGGGCAAGTCCATGATCGAGAAGCTGGCCGCCGAGCTCATCGACGCGGCCAACGGGGCCGGGGCAGCCGTCAAGAAGCGTGAGGACACCCATCGCATGGCCGAGGCCAACCGCGCCTTCGCTCACTACCGCTGGTGA